In Oryza sativa Japonica Group chromosome 11, ASM3414082v1, the following are encoded in one genomic region:
- the LOC136354036 gene encoding serine/threonine-protein phosphatase 7 long form homolog, with the protein MAPTLQDVSYLLGLPLAGAAVGPVDGVFGWKEDITARFEQVMRLPHLGPTTTLPPYSTVGPSKAWLLQFTADLLHPDADDYSVRRSLEAYLLWLFGWVMFTSTHGHAVDFRLVHYARSIADAQPQDVPQWSWGSAVLAATYRALCEACTKTDAGAIIAGCPMLLQLWAAERFAIGRPVVDSAPYGVGRSAQWPEDGPTMGTYWCRRGRRYAHVQVRRGYPDFVFEFDRLQPSDVIWEPYTEEAVAARAPLGLSSLCTRDQAYWLTILPMVFDIFVEPHCPQRVMRQFGLRQVFPGNVQPTVLPADHSLTRRGQLAGALWAPRVQQYVDDWVLATEEVINELFPHTEENYRDYLRWYLPRTRARVTFTPDAPEPHVAAVTDAYPTHRDRDYFVAADAARDISADITAVQVRLNRGLHLTDVEQRVTFDRMQEKMRAVMRVFSCRSAVDVVPPADPVQPRPRAPTVGAGPRPTAPISHGTAQPRGFLSFVSVFVRKHHPVVT; encoded by the exons atggctccgacactgcaggacgtgtcgtacctgctcgggctaccgctggcgggagcagcagttggtcccgtggacggtgtttttgggtggaaggaggatatcactgcgcgcttcgagcaggtgatgcgccttccacacctaggaccgaccaccacccttcctccgtactctacagtcgggcctagcaaggcttggttgctccagttcact gcggaccttctgcaccctgacgctgatgattactcggtccgacgctcccttgaggcgtacctgttgtggttgttcgggtgggtgatgttcactagcacccacgggcacgctgtggacttccggctggtccactacgcacggtccatcgcggatgctcagccacaggacgtgccgcagtggagctggggttctgccgtgctagcagccacgtaccgtgccctctgtgaggcgtgcacgaagactgacgcgggagcgatcatcgctggctgccctatgttgcttcagctttgggcagccgagaggtttgccataggtcgaccagtggtggacagcgcaccctacggggttggtcgcagcgcgcagtggccagaggacggtcccacgatggggacttactggtgtcgacgtggg cgtcgttacgctcacgtccaggtgagacgtggttacccggacttcgtgttcgagtttgaccgtctccagccgagcgacgtcatctgggagccgtacacagaagaggccgtcgctgcgagagcaccgctaggactttcgtccttgtgcacacgcgaccaggcttactggctcaccatcctgccgatggtgttcgacattttcgttgagcctcactgcccgcagcgtgtgatgagacagttcggacttaggcaggtgtttccgggcaacgtgcagccgaccgtcctccctgccgaccactc gttgactcgacggggacagctagcaggcgcactttgggctccacgtgtacagcagtacgttgacgactgggtgttagctacagaggaggtgatcaacgagctcttcccacacacggaggagaactaccgtgactaccttcgctggtaccttcctcgcactcgtgcgcgtgtgaccttcactccagacgccccagagccgcacgttgccgctgtcacggacgcgtatcccacgcaccgtgaccgagactacttcgtggcg gctgatgccgcacgggatatcagtgccgatatcaccgcagtccaagtgaggttgaacagaggtttgcacttgactgacgttgagcagagggtgaccttcgaccggatgcaggagaagatgcgtgcggtcatgcgcgtcttctcctgtcgcagcgccgtggacgtcgtacctccagctgatccggtacaaccacggcctcgcgcgcctaccgtcggagcaggacctcgacctacggcacctatttcgcacggtactgctcagcccagaggtttcttaagttttgtttctgtttttgtacgaaaacatcaccccgtcgtaacttga